Proteins co-encoded in one Pseudarthrobacter chlorophenolicus A6 genomic window:
- the dhaK gene encoding dihydroxyacetone kinase subunit DhaK yields MKKLINDPKSVVAESVQGFGLAHADLVTINEDPTYITRKDAPVNGKVGLVSGGGSGHEPLHAGYVGKGMLDAAVPGAVFTSPTPDQILPATLAVNSGAGVVHIVKNYTGDVLNFETAAELAEAEGVSVRTVLVNDDVAVEDSLYTAGRRGVGGTVLVEKIAGAAAERGDSLDDVASIGERVNANVRTMGVALSACTVPHAGQPSFDLADDEIEIGIGIHGEPGRHRIPLENADGITDRLLEPVLADLNIGSGDKVLLFVNGMGGTPQSELYIVYRRAVQVLKDKGATVERSLVGNYITALEMQGCSISVLRLDDELTELWDAPVHTAALRWGA; encoded by the coding sequence ATGAAGAAACTCATCAACGATCCCAAATCCGTAGTCGCGGAATCCGTGCAGGGCTTCGGCCTCGCCCACGCAGACCTCGTCACGATCAACGAAGATCCCACGTACATCACGCGCAAGGACGCGCCCGTGAACGGCAAGGTAGGCCTGGTTTCCGGAGGAGGCAGCGGGCACGAGCCACTGCACGCCGGATACGTGGGCAAGGGAATGCTCGACGCCGCCGTGCCCGGGGCGGTGTTTACCTCACCCACGCCGGACCAGATCCTTCCGGCCACCCTGGCCGTAAACTCAGGCGCCGGCGTGGTTCATATCGTCAAGAACTACACCGGCGACGTCCTCAACTTCGAGACCGCGGCCGAACTGGCCGAAGCCGAAGGCGTCAGCGTCCGCACCGTCCTGGTCAACGACGACGTTGCCGTGGAGGACTCCCTGTACACGGCGGGCCGGCGGGGTGTGGGCGGTACCGTGCTGGTGGAAAAGATTGCCGGTGCGGCCGCGGAACGCGGTGACAGCCTCGACGACGTGGCCTCCATCGGTGAACGGGTCAACGCCAACGTCCGGACCATGGGCGTGGCGCTGTCCGCCTGCACCGTGCCGCACGCCGGCCAGCCGAGCTTCGACCTCGCGGACGATGAAATCGAAATCGGCATCGGCATCCACGGTGAGCCTGGCCGCCACCGCATTCCGCTCGAAAATGCGGACGGCATCACGGACCGGCTGCTGGAGCCCGTCCTGGCGGACCTGAACATCGGCTCGGGGGACAAGGTGCTCCTTTTCGTCAACGGCATGGGCGGGACGCCGCAGAGTGAGCTCTACATCGTGTACCGCCGCGCCGTCCAGGTCCTGAAGGACAAAGGCGCCACCGTTGAGCGTTCCCTGGTGGGCAACTACATCACCGCCCTCGAGATGCAGGGTTGCTCCATCTCCGTGCTGCGGCTGGATGATGAGCTGACCGAACTGTGGGATGCGCCCGTCCACACCGCCGCCCTCCGCTGGGGCGCCTGA
- a CDS encoding DUF3592 domain-containing protein — protein MRIILYIVWALFVVAAAFAMVHAIRKTRRQEQLMASWPKVQATVTGSVAGWTSGGGGSSRSRRFFPTYQFTDPRGTLFMGKSEISTAAVPAPGSLIEVAYNPGDPNESLQVSSAPRTTLGCLVPFFAVFAVALFWFISVFPLG, from the coding sequence TTGAGAATCATTCTTTACATCGTGTGGGCCCTGTTCGTTGTGGCCGCTGCCTTCGCCATGGTCCATGCCATCCGTAAGACCAGGCGCCAAGAGCAGCTGATGGCCAGCTGGCCAAAGGTGCAGGCCACCGTCACCGGCAGTGTGGCCGGTTGGACAAGCGGCGGAGGAGGCTCCAGCCGCAGCCGCCGGTTCTTCCCCACCTACCAGTTCACGGACCCGCGCGGCACCCTGTTCATGGGCAAGTCCGAGATCTCCACAGCTGCGGTACCGGCCCCCGGGTCCTTGATCGAAGTGGCCTACAATCCGGGCGACCCCAACGAATCGCTCCAGGTTTCCTCCGCGCCCCGGACCACGCTGGGCTGCCTGGTGCCGTTCTTTGCCGTGTTCGCCGTCGCCCTGTTCTGGTTCATCAGCGTCTTCCCGCTGGGCTGA
- a CDS encoding amino-acid N-acetyltransferase: MTDAFHIRPARTSDVSAIKKLVAPLAEERILMAKETVAYYESLQEFKIAESDDGEVIGCGALHVMWEDLAEVRTLAASGDWRGKGVGHVLVERLLEEARALGVARVFCLTFEVDFFKRHGFEVMADQSAVDPVVYSELLRSHDEGVAEFLDLARVKPNTLGNTRMIRFL; encoded by the coding sequence GTGACTGACGCCTTCCATATCCGCCCTGCCCGTACCAGCGACGTTTCCGCCATCAAGAAACTGGTGGCACCGCTGGCAGAGGAGCGCATCCTGATGGCGAAGGAGACGGTGGCGTACTACGAGAGCCTCCAGGAGTTCAAGATCGCCGAGTCGGACGACGGCGAGGTGATCGGCTGCGGGGCGCTCCACGTCATGTGGGAGGACCTGGCCGAGGTCCGCACGCTGGCAGCCTCGGGGGACTGGCGCGGCAAGGGCGTGGGGCACGTCCTGGTGGAACGACTGCTGGAGGAGGCCCGCGCGCTCGGGGTGGCCCGGGTTTTCTGCCTCACCTTCGAGGTGGACTTCTTCAAGCGCCATGGCTTCGAGGTCATGGCTGACCAGTCGGCCGTGGATCCCGTGGTCTATTCGGAGCTCCTCCGCTCCCATGACGAAGGCGTGGCGGAGTTCCTTGACCTGGCCCGCGTGAAGCCGAACACCCTGGGCAACACCCGGATGATTCGGTTCCTTTAG
- a CDS encoding peptide chain release factor 3: MSQDVLTPARINEIHKEAGRRRTFAVISHPDAGKSTLTEALALHAKVIGTAGASSGKANRKETVSDWMQMEKDRGISISSAALQFSYRDTVINLLDTPGHADFSEDTYRVLAAVDCAVMLVDAAKGLETQTMKLFEVCKQRNLPIITVINKWDRPGLDALALMDEITERTGLQPMPLTWAVGISGDFRGVWDLRNDRFARFQRNNAGAQIALTEYFTPEEAAESQGSNWTDAVDEAGLVIESNLEFDVDAFHAGKATPILFSSAALNFGVKELLDALVDFAPPAAPRPDVDGSPRPVESPFSGFVFKVQAGMNKAHRDHVAFIRVCSGVFERGMVVTQTRTGKSFATKYAQQVFGREREVIDEAYPGDVVGLVNASSLRVGDSLFLEDSVEYPAIPLFAPEHFQVARSKDPSKFKQFRRGIEQLEHEGVIQVLRSDVRGDQAPVLAAVGPMQFEVVEDRMAHDFSAPMRLERLPYSLARISTADAMPALANVPGAEVLLRSDGEYLALFNDVWALRRIEKNHPDLTLVPIGTHNPAK; encoded by the coding sequence GTGTCCCAAGATGTCCTGACCCCCGCCCGGATCAATGAGATTCACAAGGAAGCGGGCCGCCGCAGGACCTTCGCCGTCATCTCCCACCCCGACGCCGGCAAGTCCACCCTCACGGAAGCCCTCGCCCTGCACGCCAAGGTGATCGGCACCGCCGGCGCCTCCAGCGGCAAGGCCAACCGCAAGGAAACGGTCTCGGACTGGATGCAGATGGAGAAGGACCGCGGCATCTCCATCAGCTCCGCTGCCCTGCAGTTCTCCTACCGGGACACGGTCATCAACCTCCTGGACACCCCCGGCCACGCCGACTTCTCCGAGGACACCTACCGCGTGCTGGCCGCCGTGGACTGCGCCGTGATGCTGGTGGACGCCGCCAAGGGCCTGGAAACCCAGACCATGAAGCTTTTCGAGGTCTGCAAGCAGCGGAACCTGCCCATCATCACCGTCATCAACAAGTGGGACCGGCCCGGCCTGGACGCCCTGGCGCTGATGGACGAGATCACCGAACGCACCGGCCTGCAGCCCATGCCGCTGACCTGGGCCGTGGGTATCTCCGGTGACTTCCGCGGTGTCTGGGACCTTCGCAACGACCGGTTCGCCCGGTTCCAGCGCAACAACGCCGGCGCCCAGATCGCCCTGACCGAGTACTTCACGCCGGAGGAAGCCGCCGAAAGCCAGGGCAGCAACTGGACCGACGCCGTTGACGAAGCCGGACTGGTCATCGAGTCCAACCTGGAGTTCGACGTCGACGCCTTCCACGCCGGCAAGGCAACGCCCATCCTGTTCAGCTCCGCCGCGCTCAACTTCGGCGTTAAGGAGCTGCTGGACGCGCTGGTGGACTTCGCCCCGCCCGCGGCGCCCCGCCCCGATGTGGACGGCAGCCCCCGCCCCGTCGAATCCCCGTTCTCCGGCTTCGTGTTCAAGGTCCAGGCCGGCATGAACAAAGCCCACCGCGACCATGTGGCCTTCATCCGCGTCTGCTCCGGCGTTTTCGAGCGCGGCATGGTGGTCACCCAGACCCGCACCGGCAAGTCCTTCGCCACCAAGTACGCGCAGCAGGTGTTCGGCCGCGAACGCGAAGTCATCGACGAGGCGTACCCCGGCGACGTGGTGGGACTGGTCAACGCCTCCTCCCTGCGCGTGGGGGACAGCCTGTTCCTCGAAGACTCCGTGGAATACCCGGCCATCCCGCTCTTCGCCCCGGAACACTTCCAGGTGGCCCGTTCCAAGGACCCCAGCAAGTTCAAGCAGTTCCGCCGCGGCATCGAACAGCTCGAGCACGAGGGCGTCATCCAGGTGCTCCGCTCCGACGTCCGCGGTGACCAGGCGCCGGTGCTCGCCGCCGTCGGCCCCATGCAGTTCGAGGTGGTGGAGGACCGGATGGCGCACGACTTCAGCGCCCCCATGCGGCTGGAACGCCTGCCGTACTCGCTGGCCAGGATCTCGACGGCTGACGCCATGCCCGCGCTGGCCAACGTTCCGGGCGCGGAGGTGCTCCTGCGGTCCGACGGCGAATACCTCGCCCTGTTCAACGATGTCTGGGCCCTGCGCCGGATCGAAAAGAACCACCCGGACCTGACCCTGGTGCCCATCGGCACGCACAACCCCGCAAAGTAA
- a CDS encoding HhH-GPD family protein has product MEFLHRRITGWFAETARDLPWRDPGCGAWGVLVSEIMLQQTPVVRVLPVWEEWLKRWPTPAGLAAEPAGEAVRNWGRLGYPRRALRLHAAATAIVENHNGRVPDTYTELLALPGVGSYTAAAVAAFAYGRRETVVDTNIRRVHARLVAGAALPAPALTAAEMRLAASLLPDDDAASVRWNAAVMELGALVCTARAPKCADCPVKDSCAWRAAGEPPPSYVPKGQAWHGTDRQVRGAVMAVLRLADAPVPAEMFLQPPADLGFAPEGIGVPLAALHRLNSAPEQLERAMSGLLTDGLAEIHDGGYRLPA; this is encoded by the coding sequence GTGGAGTTCCTGCACCGCAGGATCACCGGCTGGTTTGCCGAAACCGCCCGGGACCTGCCCTGGCGGGACCCTGGATGCGGAGCCTGGGGCGTGCTGGTCAGCGAGATCATGCTGCAGCAGACCCCTGTGGTGCGGGTGCTCCCTGTCTGGGAGGAATGGCTGAAACGCTGGCCCACCCCGGCGGGCCTGGCTGCCGAACCAGCAGGCGAGGCAGTCCGGAACTGGGGCAGGCTGGGATATCCGCGGCGGGCCCTCCGGCTTCACGCTGCGGCAACGGCCATCGTCGAAAACCACAACGGCAGGGTCCCGGATACCTACACCGAACTGCTGGCCCTGCCCGGAGTGGGCAGTTACACGGCAGCAGCCGTGGCCGCCTTCGCGTACGGCCGCCGGGAAACCGTGGTGGACACCAATATCCGCCGGGTACACGCCCGGCTGGTGGCAGGCGCCGCGCTTCCGGCGCCTGCCCTGACCGCCGCGGAGATGCGCCTTGCCGCGTCGCTGTTGCCGGACGACGACGCCGCCTCCGTGCGCTGGAACGCTGCGGTCATGGAACTGGGCGCCCTGGTCTGCACTGCGCGTGCGCCGAAGTGCGCCGACTGCCCGGTGAAGGATTCCTGTGCGTGGCGCGCTGCAGGTGAGCCGCCGCCGTCGTACGTCCCCAAGGGCCAGGCCTGGCACGGAACCGACCGGCAGGTCCGCGGAGCCGTCATGGCAGTCCTGCGCCTGGCTGATGCCCCGGTGCCCGCCGAGATGTTCCTGCAGCCGCCGGCGGACCTGGGCTTTGCCCCGGAGGGGATCGGTGTCCCGCTCGCGGCGCTGCACCGGCTTAATTCCGCGCCGGAGCAACTGGAGCGTGCCATGTCCGGGCTGCTCACGGATGGCCTGGCGGAGATTCACGACGGCGGTTACCGGCTTCCCGCCTAA
- a CDS encoding 2'-5' RNA ligase family protein, which translates to MRSIELVFDDDTESAVRADWVRLAEAGLPSLAGHTGASNRPHLTLAAGAELFVPPLHAFEGALPLSVDFSGVQVFAAGRDKYVLARSVVLTTPLRKVHQRLHREIGGAVPQTLPGAWTPHVTLARRLTGEQLGKAMDLLDLRLGGTIVAARLWDSTTRSVTGL; encoded by the coding sequence ATGCGCAGCATAGAGCTGGTGTTCGACGACGATACCGAGTCCGCCGTCAGGGCCGACTGGGTGCGGCTCGCCGAGGCCGGCCTTCCGAGCCTTGCCGGCCATACCGGTGCCAGCAACCGGCCGCACCTCACGCTCGCGGCCGGGGCGGAACTCTTCGTGCCGCCTCTTCACGCCTTTGAGGGGGCGCTTCCCCTGAGCGTCGACTTCTCGGGCGTGCAGGTCTTTGCAGCCGGGCGGGACAAATATGTCCTGGCCCGGTCCGTTGTCCTGACCACCCCGCTCCGCAAAGTGCACCAGCGCCTGCACCGGGAGATCGGCGGCGCCGTCCCCCAAACCCTCCCGGGGGCCTGGACGCCGCACGTCACCCTGGCCCGGCGGCTTACGGGTGAACAGCTGGGCAAGGCCATGGATCTTTTGGATCTCCGGCTCGGCGGGACCATCGTGGCTGCCCGGTTGTGGGACAGCACCACTAGATCGGTCACCGGGCTCTGA
- the dhaL gene encoding dihydroxyacetone kinase subunit DhaL, with amino-acid sequence MVLDAAWAVRWLNLCAEAMAEHRVELIELDRAIGDSDHGENMDRGFQAVVAKLDEGAPETPGAAMKLTAMTLMSKVGGAAGPLYGTAFLRAATSLGDSAEIDPGAWAAALAAARDGIVARGKAEPGDKTMVDAWTPAVDAARAAADGGSSDVLAVLVAAAEAAEAGAVATDPLVARKGRASYLGERSAGHRDPGAVSSALILRAAVGAAA; translated from the coding sequence ATGGTGCTGGATGCCGCATGGGCGGTGAGGTGGCTCAATCTGTGCGCTGAGGCCATGGCTGAACACCGCGTGGAGCTGATTGAGCTGGACCGGGCCATCGGCGATTCCGATCACGGCGAGAATATGGACCGCGGGTTCCAGGCGGTGGTGGCCAAGCTGGACGAGGGGGCGCCGGAGACCCCCGGAGCGGCCATGAAGCTCACGGCCATGACGCTGATGTCCAAGGTAGGCGGCGCCGCCGGCCCCCTCTACGGCACGGCCTTCCTCCGCGCCGCAACATCCTTGGGCGACTCTGCCGAGATCGATCCCGGGGCCTGGGCGGCAGCGCTTGCTGCCGCCCGTGATGGCATAGTGGCCCGGGGCAAGGCCGAACCCGGGGACAAGACCATGGTTGATGCGTGGACCCCGGCCGTTGACGCTGCCCGGGCCGCTGCCGATGGCGGAAGTTCCGACGTCCTGGCGGTCCTGGTTGCCGCCGCAGAGGCTGCCGAAGCCGGGGCGGTGGCCACCGATCCGCTCGTGGCACGGAAAGGCCGGGCGAGCTACCTCGGAGAGCGCAGCGCCGGCCACCGCGACCCCGGTGCGGTATCCAGCGCGCTGATCCTGCGCGCCGCCGTGGGGGCTGCTGCGTGA
- a CDS encoding S9 family peptidase yields the protein MANQNPAIPDEQPLTPFHDLDHYLSIPRVGGLALSPDGTRLVTTVSTLNGKGTEFATALWELDPKGQKHARRITRSAKGEAGAAFAANGDVYFTSARPDPDSPEEEPVNALWLLPADGGEARVVLSRPGGVSRVMTARNADATFVAADVLAGSADEEDDAERRKSRKDKKVSAILHSEYPVRYWDADLGPAQPRIFAVEPGEDQAWGKPGTVDAAAPLALRNLTPDAGPRLREADTVVSPDGRTVYSSYTKPLAKADSRSVLVAVDVASGSLKVLLDHEGMSYFPGPVSPDGRTLVVVSESDSTPQQAPEIKLHLLDVSGSAGNAADAADGAAESAAGLRPLAHDWDRWPKPAAWLPDGSALLATADDDGASPVFRISVPAAAAEVGVARVTQDAAAYSDVVVSPEGRYAYALRSSYEFPAEAVRIDLATGETTRLPAPAERPSCPGRLERIAATAPDGSRVPAYLALPEGASADDPAPLLLWIHGGPLGSWNAWTWRWNPWLLTARGYAVLLPDPALSTGYGQAFIQRGWGAWGKTPFTDLMAVSDAAVDRPDVDETRTAAMGGSFGGYMANWVAGNTDRFKAVVTHASLWALDQFGPTTDASQYWLKEMTEEMALENSPHLHAEKISTPMLVIHGDKDYRVPIGEGLRLWYELLSKSKLAADQDGQTAHRFLYFPDENHWILQPQHAKIWYGVVESFLAKNVLGQDLDLPPELGL from the coding sequence ATGGCTAACCAGAATCCGGCGATCCCGGACGAGCAACCGCTGACCCCTTTCCACGACCTTGACCACTACCTGTCCATCCCGCGTGTGGGCGGCCTGGCCCTGAGTCCAGACGGAACCCGTCTGGTCACCACGGTCAGCACCCTGAACGGCAAGGGCACCGAGTTCGCCACAGCGCTGTGGGAACTGGACCCGAAGGGCCAGAAGCATGCCAGGCGCATCACCCGCAGTGCCAAGGGCGAGGCTGGAGCGGCGTTCGCCGCCAACGGCGATGTCTATTTCACGTCCGCACGCCCCGATCCGGACAGCCCTGAGGAAGAGCCCGTCAACGCACTCTGGCTTCTTCCGGCCGATGGCGGCGAGGCCCGCGTGGTGCTGAGCAGGCCGGGCGGCGTCAGCCGGGTGATGACGGCCCGGAATGCCGATGCAACGTTCGTGGCCGCCGACGTCCTGGCCGGCTCCGCCGATGAGGAGGACGACGCCGAACGCCGCAAGTCCCGCAAGGACAAGAAGGTGTCAGCCATCCTGCACAGCGAGTACCCGGTGCGCTACTGGGATGCCGACCTGGGGCCCGCCCAGCCGCGGATCTTCGCCGTGGAGCCAGGGGAGGACCAGGCCTGGGGCAAGCCGGGAACCGTGGACGCAGCGGCGCCGCTGGCCCTCCGCAACCTGACGCCCGACGCCGGGCCGAGGCTCCGTGAAGCTGACACCGTGGTCAGCCCCGACGGCCGGACGGTCTACAGCAGCTACACAAAGCCGCTGGCCAAGGCGGACAGCCGTTCGGTGCTGGTGGCGGTGGATGTCGCATCGGGCAGCCTCAAGGTGTTGCTCGACCATGAGGGGATGAGCTATTTCCCGGGCCCGGTCAGCCCTGACGGCCGGACCCTGGTGGTGGTCAGCGAGAGCGATTCCACACCGCAGCAGGCGCCTGAAATTAAACTGCACCTGCTCGACGTTTCGGGCAGTGCGGGAAATGCCGCCGACGCCGCGGACGGGGCGGCGGAGAGTGCCGCAGGGCTGCGGCCCCTCGCCCACGATTGGGACCGCTGGCCCAAGCCTGCCGCCTGGCTGCCCGACGGTTCCGCACTGCTGGCGACGGCGGACGACGACGGCGCGTCGCCGGTTTTCCGGATCAGCGTCCCGGCCGCTGCGGCTGAAGTAGGCGTCGCAAGGGTGACGCAGGACGCCGCGGCCTACTCCGACGTCGTTGTTTCCCCGGAAGGACGGTACGCCTACGCCCTGCGGAGCTCCTACGAATTTCCCGCCGAAGCCGTGCGGATCGACCTGGCGACGGGGGAGACCACGCGGCTGCCCGCGCCGGCTGAACGGCCGTCATGCCCGGGCAGGCTGGAGCGCATCGCGGCCACCGCGCCGGACGGTTCGCGTGTCCCTGCCTACCTGGCCCTGCCGGAGGGTGCGTCGGCAGACGACCCGGCGCCGTTGCTGCTGTGGATCCACGGAGGGCCCCTGGGTTCGTGGAACGCCTGGACGTGGCGGTGGAACCCGTGGCTGCTGACAGCCAGGGGTTACGCGGTGCTGCTGCCGGACCCGGCGCTGTCTACGGGCTACGGGCAGGCCTTCATCCAGCGCGGCTGGGGCGCGTGGGGCAAGACGCCTTTCACGGACCTCATGGCTGTCTCGGACGCAGCCGTGGACAGGCCGGACGTTGACGAGACGAGGACGGCTGCCATGGGCGGATCGTTCGGCGGCTACATGGCCAACTGGGTTGCGGGCAACACGGACCGTTTCAAAGCGGTGGTCACCCATGCCAGCCTGTGGGCGCTGGACCAGTTCGGCCCCACCACGGATGCCTCGCAGTACTGGCTGAAGGAAATGACCGAGGAAATGGCGCTGGAAAACTCGCCGCACCTGCACGCGGAGAAGATCAGTACGCCCATGCTGGTGATCCATGGGGACAAGGATTACCGGGTCCCCATCGGCGAAGGCCTGCGGCTCTGGTACGAGCTCTTGTCCAAGTCAAAGCTTGCGGCGGACCAGGACGGCCAGACCGCCCACCGGTTCCTGTACTTCCCGGACGAGAACCACTGGATCCTGCAGCCGCAGCACGCCAAGATCTGGTACGGCGTCGTCGAAAGCTTCCTCGCCAAGAACGTACTGGGCCAGGACCTGGACCTGCCGCCCGAACTGGGCCTCTAG
- the disA gene encoding DNA integrity scanning diadenylate cyclase DisA: protein MARSPEESLRATLGRVAPGTPLRDGLERILRGRTGALIVLGSDRTVDSICSGGFDIGIEFSPTRLRELAKMDGAIICDKDAGNILRAAVQLVPDSSIETQESGTRHRTAERVAIQTGVPVVSVSQSMQIIALYVNGLRHVLEGSEKVLARANQALATLERYRARLDQVTSSLSALEIEAMVTVRDVAVTLQRQEMVRRISEEISQYVLELGEDGRLLSLQLDELTVGRGPGSDVIIRDYAGPDASPEDIDKAVSALLNLGPTELIDLGKISGIIGFAGGVDTLDAIVQPRGYRLLSGLKAVPKAVADRLVDHFGGLQFLMAATIDDLMTVDGIGDQRARTVREGLSRMAEASLLDRFL from the coding sequence ATGGCGCGGAGCCCCGAAGAATCACTCAGGGCAACTCTGGGCAGGGTGGCCCCCGGTACTCCCCTCAGAGACGGCCTCGAACGCATCCTCCGCGGCCGCACCGGTGCACTGATCGTGCTCGGCTCGGACCGCACCGTCGATTCGATCTGTTCCGGCGGCTTTGACATCGGCATCGAGTTCTCGCCGACGCGGCTGCGTGAACTGGCCAAGATGGACGGCGCCATCATCTGCGACAAGGACGCCGGCAACATTTTGCGCGCGGCCGTCCAGCTGGTTCCCGATTCCAGCATCGAAACCCAGGAATCCGGAACCCGCCACCGCACTGCCGAGCGCGTCGCCATCCAGACGGGCGTTCCCGTGGTGTCCGTCAGCCAGTCCATGCAGATCATCGCCCTGTACGTCAACGGCCTGCGGCACGTGCTGGAGGGCTCCGAGAAAGTCCTGGCGCGCGCCAACCAGGCCCTGGCCACGCTGGAACGCTACCGCGCCCGGCTGGACCAGGTCACCAGCTCCCTGTCCGCCTTGGAAATCGAGGCGATGGTCACCGTCCGGGACGTTGCCGTGACACTCCAGCGGCAGGAAATGGTCCGCCGGATCTCGGAGGAAATCTCGCAGTACGTGCTCGAACTGGGCGAAGACGGCCGGCTCCTCTCACTGCAGCTCGACGAGCTGACTGTGGGCCGCGGGCCGGGCAGTGACGTCATCATCCGCGATTACGCCGGCCCGGACGCCTCCCCCGAGGACATCGACAAGGCCGTCAGCGCCCTCCTGAACCTGGGCCCCACCGAGCTGATCGACCTTGGCAAAATCTCCGGGATCATCGGCTTCGCCGGCGGCGTGGACACGCTGGACGCCATCGTCCAGCCCCGCGGCTACCGCCTGCTCTCCGGGCTGAAGGCCGTACCCAAGGCCGTGGCGGACCGGCTGGTGGACCACTTCGGCGGGCTGCAGTTCCTGATGGCCGCCACCATAGATGACCTGATGACCGTTGACGGCATTGGCGACCAGCGCGCACGGACTGTCCGCGAGGGCCTCAGCCGGATGGCCGAAGCCAGCCTGCTGGACCGCTTCCTCTAA
- the dhaM gene encoding dihydroxyacetone kinase phosphoryl donor subunit DhaM: MTVSIVVVSHSEKIADGAVELAAQMAPNVSILAAGGTGDGRIGTSLEKVMAALDKAAGGDGAVILADLGSAVMTAESALEFVDDPEKFLLADAPLVEGLVAASVAAQGGADVDGVRRAAEAVRGPAQHIESGRQTVEEGSVTGRGPDFTGDFELINQAGMHARPAAKIAGGLSSLAADVTVNGVDGASMTALMTLAAGKGSVLHVEAWGADAERAVNYVGGLVQAGFGEP; this comes from the coding sequence GTGACAGTCAGCATTGTGGTGGTTTCCCATAGCGAAAAGATTGCCGACGGCGCCGTGGAACTTGCCGCCCAAATGGCACCCAACGTCTCGATCCTGGCAGCCGGCGGCACCGGCGACGGCAGGATCGGCACCAGCCTGGAAAAGGTCATGGCCGCCTTGGACAAAGCCGCCGGCGGTGACGGCGCGGTGATCCTCGCAGATCTTGGTTCCGCCGTGATGACCGCGGAGTCTGCGCTGGAGTTCGTGGACGATCCGGAGAAGTTCCTGCTGGCAGACGCCCCCCTCGTGGAAGGACTGGTGGCGGCGTCCGTCGCTGCCCAGGGCGGAGCAGACGTCGACGGCGTCAGGCGCGCAGCTGAGGCGGTCCGTGGTCCTGCCCAGCACATCGAATCCGGGCGGCAGACGGTGGAGGAAGGATCGGTTACCGGGCGGGGCCCCGATTTCACGGGTGACTTTGAGCTCATCAACCAGGCAGGCATGCATGCCCGGCCTGCCGCCAAGATCGCCGGAGGGCTTTCGTCCCTGGCGGCGGATGTTACGGTCAACGGGGTGGACGGGGCATCCATGACGGCGCTGATGACGCTGGCCGCCGGGAAAGGATCCGTGCTGCACGTGGAGGCCTGGGGTGCCGATGCGGAACGGGCGGTGAACTACGTTGGGGGCCTGGTCCAGGCCGGTTTCGGCGAACCCTGA